The following proteins come from a genomic window of Halomarina ordinaria:
- a CDS encoding MOSC domain-containing protein produces the protein MAELRRITTYPVKSLDPRSSTTARLDGRGALAGDREYAMVAAPPDAPHDPESASVGGRGDYVNGKRTPRVHRLRSSVDRSAGTLTLREHGRDETHAFDLDDRTALDSWLSDYFGEPVSVRREPTGGFPDDRQFSGPTVVSTATLREVGSWFDLPTDDVRRRFRANLEVGDVPAFWEDRLYADHGEAVAFRIGDAELLGVNPCQRCVVPSRDPDTGEAVSGFRERFIERRAATRPDWLDSDRFDHDFRLMVNTHVPASTRGATLRVGDEVAVLGTRSLDGAGSRHARG, from the coding sequence ATGGCGGAACTCCGGCGCATCACGACGTACCCGGTGAAGTCGCTCGACCCCCGTTCCTCGACGACGGCCCGACTCGACGGGCGCGGCGCGCTCGCGGGCGACCGGGAGTACGCGATGGTCGCGGCACCCCCCGACGCACCGCACGACCCCGAGTCGGCCTCGGTCGGGGGACGTGGCGACTACGTCAACGGCAAGCGCACGCCCCGCGTCCACCGCCTGCGCTCGTCGGTCGACCGCTCGGCGGGGACGCTCACCCTCCGCGAACACGGTCGAGACGAGACGCACGCGTTCGACCTCGACGACCGGACGGCGCTCGATTCGTGGTTGAGCGACTACTTCGGCGAACCCGTGAGCGTCCGCCGCGAACCGACCGGCGGCTTCCCCGACGACCGGCAGTTCTCCGGTCCGACCGTCGTCAGCACGGCGACGCTTCGGGAGGTGGGGTCGTGGTTCGACCTCCCCACGGACGACGTCCGCCGTCGGTTCCGGGCCAACCTCGAGGTCGGCGACGTGCCCGCCTTCTGGGAGGACCGCCTCTACGCCGACCACGGCGAGGCCGTCGCGTTCCGCATCGGGGACGCCGAACTGCTGGGGGTGAACCCCTGTCAGCGCTGCGTCGTCCCCTCGCGCGACCCCGACACCGGCGAGGCGGTGTCGGGCTTCAGAGAGCGGTTCATCGAACGACGGGCGGCCACCCGCCCCGACTGGCTCGACAGCGACCGCTTCGACCACGACTTCCGCCTCATGGTCAACACGCACGTCCCCGCGTCGACTCGCGGGGCGACTCTCCGGGTCGGTGACGAGGTGGCGGTCCTCGGGACGCGGTCGCTCGACGGGGCGGGTAGTCGTCACGCTCGCGGGTGA
- the nikR gene encoding nickel-responsive transcriptional regulator NikR: MTVVSVSMPDSLLERLDEFAEEHGYTGRSEVVREAARNLLGEFEDKRLEERRLMAVVTVLFNYETTAVEERMMHLRHEHETLVASNVHNHVGDHYCMELFILEGSLQEISTFVGKIRATQDTLTVDYSVIPVDDFERTLAADS, translated from the coding sequence ATGACCGTAGTCAGCGTCTCGATGCCCGATTCGTTGCTCGAACGGCTGGACGAGTTCGCCGAGGAACACGGCTACACGGGCCGCAGCGAGGTCGTCCGCGAGGCGGCGCGGAACCTGCTCGGGGAGTTCGAGGACAAACGCCTCGAGGAGCGTCGGCTCATGGCGGTCGTGACGGTGCTGTTCAACTACGAGACGACGGCCGTCGAGGAGCGGATGATGCACCTGCGCCACGAACACGAGACGCTGGTCGCCTCGAACGTCCACAACCACGTCGGCGACCACTACTGCATGGAACTGTTCATCCTGGAGGGGAGCCTGCAGGAGATATCGACGTTCGTCGGCAAGATTCGCGCGACGCAGGACACCCTCACCGTGGACTACTCCGTCATCCCCGTCGACGACTTCGAGCGGACGCTCGCCGCCGATTCCTGA
- a CDS encoding helix-turn-helix domain-containing protein, protein MNLIAEFDIVSPTLRRSIRAVPGTVVTTEDFRRVDGSLHFVFWVDTDDAEAFEAAMGGDETVASFSLLATVDGRRLYRATLSESGESGVLYPSMATLDVTLLDATATEDGTRVRARLPSREALWGLREACEERDVPFHLRGVFGLESVEAGRYGLTESQREALVAAHEAGYYEVPRETSLATVADRLGISTQALSARLRRGQSNLIEHTVVNRD, encoded by the coding sequence GTGAACCTCATCGCGGAGTTCGATATCGTCTCGCCGACGCTCCGCCGGTCGATACGGGCGGTCCCCGGGACCGTCGTCACGACCGAGGACTTCCGGCGAGTCGACGGGTCGTTGCACTTCGTGTTCTGGGTCGACACCGACGACGCAGAGGCGTTCGAGGCGGCGATGGGGGGAGACGAGACGGTCGCTTCGTTCTCGCTGCTCGCGACGGTCGACGGCCGGCGGCTCTACCGGGCGACGCTCTCCGAGTCGGGCGAGAGCGGGGTTCTCTACCCGTCGATGGCGACGCTCGACGTCACGCTCCTCGACGCGACGGCCACCGAGGACGGGACGCGTGTCCGTGCGCGCCTCCCCTCGCGCGAGGCGCTGTGGGGACTCCGCGAGGCGTGCGAGGAACGGGACGTCCCTTTCCACCTCCGGGGCGTCTTCGGCCTCGAATCGGTCGAGGCGGGTCGCTACGGACTGACCGAGAGCCAGCGCGAGGCACTCGTCGCCGCCCACGAGGCGGGGTACTACGAGGTGCCCCGGGAGACGTCGCTCGCGACGGTCGCCGACCGACTCGGCATCTCCACGCAGGCGCTCTCGGCGCGCCTGCGGCGCGGTCAGTCGAACCTCATCGAGCACACGGTCGTCAACCGGGACTGA
- a CDS encoding DUF309 domain-containing protein codes for MDDHTRDPSVAPPEGDPTGWRADGRWEHATLRRATVHGVRLYNSGEYHASHDCFEDEWYNYGRGSTESKFLHGMVQVAAGAYKHVDFRDDDGMRSLFRTALQYFHGVPRDFYGVDVLDVRSTLTNALSDPTAVEGWRIELDGERPVARDADFAYVETLEH; via the coding sequence ATGGACGACCACACCCGCGACCCGTCGGTCGCACCGCCGGAGGGCGACCCGACGGGGTGGCGCGCCGACGGGCGGTGGGAGCACGCCACCCTCCGCCGGGCGACGGTCCACGGCGTCCGTCTCTACAACTCGGGGGAGTACCACGCCTCGCACGACTGCTTCGAGGACGAGTGGTACAACTACGGCCGCGGCTCGACCGAGTCGAAGTTCCTCCACGGGATGGTCCAGGTGGCCGCGGGTGCGTACAAGCACGTTGACTTCCGCGACGACGACGGGATGCGCTCGCTGTTCCGCACGGCGCTGCAGTACTTCCACGGCGTCCCCCGCGACTTCTACGGCGTCGACGTGCTCGACGTCCGGTCGACGCTGACGAACGCCCTCTCGGACCCGACGGCCGTCGAGGGGTGGCGAATCGAACTCGACGGCGAGCGGCCGGTCGCGCGCGACGCCGATTTCGCGTACGTCGAGACGTTGGAGCACTGA
- a CDS encoding succinylglutamate desuccinylase/aspartoacylase domain-containing protein: MRVEQLGEGEPELAVVGAIHGDEPCGSHAVTKILDEQPAVERPVKFVVANERALERGVRYTDADLNRVFPGDPDSEDYERRLAHDLMQELRGCTTLSIHSTQSYDRPFAIVNDADPLIESVCPYLSIDAVVEAGGFTEGRLIEYADVVEVEAGEQGSDSAKEYAEVLVREFLGATGALPGRERHTDELPVYRLERLIPKRPAKSYDVRVANFERVAPGATFATAGDDELVAQEPFYPVLMSSYGYENEFGYAAELTRTLG; this comes from the coding sequence ATGCGAGTCGAACAGCTGGGCGAGGGCGAGCCGGAGCTCGCCGTCGTCGGTGCGATCCACGGCGACGAGCCGTGTGGGTCGCACGCCGTCACGAAGATACTGGACGAACAGCCCGCCGTCGAACGGCCGGTGAAGTTCGTCGTCGCGAACGAACGGGCGCTCGAACGCGGCGTCCGCTACACGGACGCCGACCTGAACCGCGTGTTCCCGGGCGACCCCGACTCCGAGGACTACGAGCGCAGACTGGCACACGACCTCATGCAGGAGCTTCGGGGCTGTACGACCCTCTCGATTCACTCCACGCAGTCGTACGACCGCCCGTTCGCCATCGTGAACGACGCCGACCCCCTCATCGAGTCGGTCTGTCCCTACCTCTCCATCGACGCCGTCGTCGAGGCGGGCGGGTTCACCGAGGGGCGCCTCATCGAGTACGCCGACGTCGTCGAGGTGGAGGCCGGCGAGCAGGGTTCCGACAGCGCGAAGGAGTACGCCGAGGTCCTCGTCCGCGAGTTCCTCGGGGCGACGGGCGCGCTCCCCGGTAGGGAACGCCACACCGACGAACTGCCCGTCTACCGCCTCGAACGCCTCATCCCGAAACGCCCGGCGAAGTCCTACGACGTCCGGGTGGCGAACTTCGAGCGCGTCGCCCCCGGTGCCACCTTCGCGACGGCCGGCGACGACGAACTCGTCGCACAGGAACCGTTCTACCCCGTCCTGATGTCCTCCTACGGCTACGAGAACGAGTTCGGCTACGCCGCCGAACTCACCCGGACGCTCGGGTAG
- a CDS encoding UPF0179 family protein: MATVTLIGPRLAEPGTEFVFNGESPRCEGCPYRGQCLNLTEGVRYRVTGTRDSGILECAVHDTGVTAVEVEPAPVRANVKSTGAYAGSSATLEGPCPYTECPSHEFCEPLGADFEESYKIQEVLGDPPHDYCALDRDLTLVEFAPRDVDR; the protein is encoded by the coding sequence ATGGCCACCGTCACCCTCATCGGTCCCCGCCTCGCCGAACCGGGGACCGAGTTCGTCTTCAACGGCGAGTCCCCCCGCTGCGAGGGCTGTCCCTACCGGGGACAGTGCCTCAACCTCACCGAGGGGGTCCGGTACCGCGTCACGGGGACGCGCGACTCGGGCATCCTCGAGTGCGCCGTCCACGACACCGGCGTCACCGCCGTCGAGGTGGAACCCGCCCCCGTGCGCGCGAACGTGAAGTCCACCGGCGCCTACGCCGGGTCCTCGGCGACCCTCGAAGGCCCCTGTCCCTACACGGAGTGCCCCAGCCACGAGTTCTGCGAACCGCTCGGCGCCGACTTCGAGGAGTCGTACAAGATACAGGAGGTGCTCGGCGACCCGCCCCACGACTACTGCGCGCTCGACCGCGACCTGACGCTGGTGGAGTTCGCGCCCCGGGACGTCGACCGGTAG